GGGTCGCGCAGCGCAATCCCGCGCTGATGCGCCGGATCGTGGGCGAAGGCCATGAGGTTGCCAGCCACGGCTGGGACCATGCGCGGGTGTTCACGCTCACCGCCGAGCAGTTCCGCGCCGACCTCGCGCGCGCGCGCGCCGCGCTCGAAGATGCCAGCGGGCAGCTTGTCACGGGCTATCGTGCGCCGAGCTTCTCGTTCGACACCCGCACCCCATGGGCGCATCAGGTGCTCGCCGAGGAAGGCTATGCCTATTCCTCGAGCATCGCGCCGATTTCTCATGATCATTATGGCTGGCCCGATGCGCCGCGCGGGCTGTACCGCCCGCTGGCCGATTCGCCGCTGATCGAGTTCCCGGTGACGATCGCGCGGGTGCTGGGCAAGGAAGTGACTGCGGGCGGCGGCTTCTTCCGCTTGCTGCCGTCGCGCGTCGTCGAACGCGCGATCCTGCGCTCGAATGCCGACGACCAGCGCCCGGCGGTGTTCTATTTCCACCCTTGGGAGATCGACCCTGCGCAGCCGCGCGTGAGGGCCGCGCCGCTCAAGTCGCGCGTTCGCCACTATAGCCGGCTGGGCGCGATGGCGGGCAAGCTGCGCCGGCTGGCGCGGGGGCATGCCTGGGGCCGGGTCGATGCGGTGGTCGGCGCGCAAGCCCCGCTGATCGCGTGAACGCGCGTGCGCTTCCCCCGGCCACCGTCCGCACGGCTGATCTGCGTGACGCCGGCGAGTGCGCGCGCATCATCGCCTTCGTCGAGGCGCAGCCCGATGCGACGCCCTTTCATCTGCCGCAATGGAGCATCGCCACCGCGAAGGGCTGCGGCCAGGTCGCGCAGTATCTGGTGGCCGACCGCGGCGATGCCGGGATCGTTGGGGTGCTGCCGCTTACCGAGGTTCATTCGCCGCTGTTCGGGCGGGCGCTCGTCTCAACCGGCTTCGGTGTCGATGGCGGGATATTGGGGGAGGGGGACGCTGCGTTGGCGCAGGCGGCGTGGCGGCTCGCCGAGCAGCTTAGCTGCCCTACGCTCGAACTACGCGGCGGCGGCGATCCGGGCGAGGGGTTCGTGCGCAACACCGCGAGCTATGTCGGCTTCGCGCGCGACCTTGCTCCCGATGACGATGCCGAACTGCTCGCGATCCCGCGCAAGCAGCGCGCCGAGGTCCGCCGCGCGCTCGGCTTCGACCTCGAGGTGACGATCGATGCCGATCCGCGCGATCATTATACCGTTTATGCGCAGTCGGTGCGCAACCTCGGCACCCCGGTGTTTCCGGCGAGCCTTTTCCGCGCGGTCCTCGTGGCGTTCGGTGACGCTGCCGACATTCTGACGGTTCGGCATCAGGGCAGGGCGGTCGCCAGCGTGCTGAGCCTGTATTGGCGCGGCACCGT
The genomic region above belongs to Sphingomonas qomolangmaensis and contains:
- a CDS encoding XrtA system polysaccharide deacetylase, with translation MRNAMSVDVEDWFQVGAFEKVIDKASWPTLDQRVDANTNAVLDLFAETGMKGTFFTLGWVAQRNPALMRRIVGEGHEVASHGWDHARVFTLTAEQFRADLARARAALEDASGQLVTGYRAPSFSFDTRTPWAHQVLAEEGYAYSSSIAPISHDHYGWPDAPRGLYRPLADSPLIEFPVTIARVLGKEVTAGGGFFRLLPSRVVERAILRSNADDQRPAVFYFHPWEIDPAQPRVRAAPLKSRVRHYSRLGAMAGKLRRLARGHAWGRVDAVVGAQAPLIA
- a CDS encoding FemAB family XrtA/PEP-CTERM system-associated protein, producing the protein MNARALPPATVRTADLRDAGECARIIAFVEAQPDATPFHLPQWSIATAKGCGQVAQYLVADRGDAGIVGVLPLTEVHSPLFGRALVSTGFGVDGGILGEGDAALAQAAWRLAEQLSCPTLELRGGGDPGEGFVRNTASYVGFARDLAPDDDAELLAIPRKQRAEVRRALGFDLEVTIDADPRDHYTVYAQSVRNLGTPVFPASLFRAVLVAFGDAADILTVRHQGRAVASVLSLYWRGTVYPYWGGGTAEARALRANDRMYFALMGHARARGCTRFDFGRSKTGTGAAAFKKNWGFEAIPRTYYTRTADGSAPREINPLSPKYRLQVRAWSKLPLPIANRLGPWIARGLG